A window of the Brassica oleracea var. oleracea cultivar TO1000 chromosome C1, BOL, whole genome shotgun sequence genome harbors these coding sequences:
- the LOC106321545 gene encoding translation initiation factor eIF-2B subunit beta-like isoform X2 yields the protein MPDVQSMVLEFVNKLRKRKIEGSQATARCTVELLRSVISHHRVPHANQASALIDAVKAVGAQLVAANPVELAVGNVVRRVLHIIREEDLSLATAAVAGFDLLDASDDDEDVNGKGIGYPGMSAAVVAAAARSTLRPPSLQTLLEGTPESATVPYTSSSGADSESKTADKSSVTRKLKHDVIEGVNQLIHEIAGCHEQIAEQAIEHIHQNEVILTLGSSRTVLEFLCAAKEKKRSFRVFVAEGAPRYQGHLLAKELVARGLQTTVITDSAVFAMISRVNMVIIGAHAVMANGGVIGPVGVNMAALAAKKHAVPFVVLAGSHKLCPLYPHNPEVLLNELRSPSELLDFGEFSDCLDFGSGSGSPLVQVVNPTFDYVPPSLVSLFITDTGGHNPSYMYRLIADYYSADDLVM from the exons ATGCCAGACGTGCAATCGATGGTGCTGGAGTTTGTTAACAAGCTCAGGAAACG TAAGATTGAGGGATCTCAAGCTACAGCTAGATGCACCGTGGAGCTGCTTAGGTCGGTGATCTCTCATCATCGGGTGCCTCACGCGAACCAAGCTTCAGCTCTTATTGATGCTGTGAAAGCCGTTGGTGCGCAACTGGTCGCTGCAAACCCTGTTG AGCTTGCGGTGGGGAATGTAGTGAGGCGGGTTTTGCATATAATAAGGGAGGAGGATCTGTCTCTTGCTACAGCAGCTGTGGCGGGGTTTGATTTGTTGGATGCGAGTGATGACGATGAAGATGTTAATGGGAAAGGGATTGGGTATCCTGGGATGTCTGCGGCTGTTGTTGCAGCTGCTGCTAGGAGTACGTTGCGTCCTCCTTCTTTGCAAACGCTTCTTGAGGGAACTCCTGAATCTGCGACTGTCCCTTACACTTCTTCATCTGGTGCTGATTCCGAAAGCAAAA CTGCGGACAAAAGTTCAGTAACTAGGAAGCTGAAGCATGATGTTATAGAAGGAGTCAATCAACTTATTCACGAGATTGCTGGTTGTCATGAGCAGATCGCTGAGCAAGCTATAGAGCATATACATCAAAA TGAGGTGATTCTAACCTTGGGTAGCTCAAGAACAGTACTCGAGTTTCTGTGTGCTGCAAAGGAGAAGAAAAGATCATTTCGTGTATTTGTCGCCGAAGGTGCTCCAAG GTATCAGGGCCATCTATTAGCAAAAGAATTGGTAGCTAGAGGTTTGCAGACCACTGTGATCACTGACTCTGCAGTGTTTGCTATGATATCTCGAGTGAATATG GTTATAATTGGAGCTCACGCAGTGATGGCTAATGGTGGGGTTATAGGACCTGTTGGAGTCAACATGGCTGCTTTGGCAGCAAAAAAGCACGCAGTCCCATTTGTGGTTCTAGCCGGTAGTCACAAG CTATGTCCACTGTATCCTCACAATCCGGAGGTATTACTAAACGAGCTGAGATCTCCTTCTGAACTGTTGGATTTTGGCGAATTCTCTGATTGCCTGGATTTTGGATCCGGTTCCGGGTCTCCCCTTGTTCAAGTAGTCAACCCAACATTCGATTACGTCCCACCAAGCCTCGTCAGTCTCTTTATAACCGACAC GGGAGGACACAACCCATCTTACATGTACCGTCTTATTGCGGACTACTACTCGGCTGATGATTTGGTGATGTAG
- the LOC106340710 gene encoding glutathione S-transferase T2-like produces the protein MDPFPLNSTGFVNLLASQSSPPIDVDFAEPGVNSPGLVKHAERRKWTTKEGLVLISAWLNTSKQKLGSFWKRIEGYFNTSPQLSGSAPREWGQCKQRWGRVNEQVCKFVGCHEAALKEQASGHSENDVMKAAHDIFFNDYKVKFQLEHCWRELRFDQKWRSHAISKEKRQEADAEVMPEGEEVRPPGVKANKAAKRKKPNEAAFDQIHSILAQKNTISRQKILDRLLAKKVETLSDQEIALKTKLILEML, from the coding sequence ATGGACCCTTTTCCCCTTAACTCTACCGGGTTTGTTAACCTGTTAGCTTCGCAGAGCAGTCCACCAATAGACGTAGACTTTGCTGAGCCAGGTGTTAACTCTCCCGGGTTAGTTAAGCATGCGGAAAGGAGAAAGTGGACTACCAAAGAAGGCCTTGTGTTGATCAGTGCTTGGTTGAACACCAGCAAACAGAAGTTAGGCTCGTTTTGGAAGCGTATAGAGGGGTATTTCAATACGAGTCCTCAGCTGAGTGGCTCTGCTCCTAGGGAGTGGGGTCAGTGTAAGCAGAGGTGGGGAAGAGTGAATGAGCAGGTTTGTAAATTTGTGGGGTGCCATGAGGCGGCGTTGAAGGAGCAGGCGAGTGGCCACAGTGAGAATGATGTCATGAAGGCGGCACATGACATCTTCTTCAATGACTACAAAGTGAAGTTCCAGCTTGAACACTGCTGGAGAGAACTGAGGTTCGATCAGAAATGGAGATCACACGCTATCTCGAAGGAGAAGAGGCAGGAAGCTGATGCGGAGGTGATGCCTGAGGGGGAAGAGGTGAGGCCGCCCGGGGTTAAAGCCAACAAAGCAGCGAAGCGAAAGAAGCCGAACGAGGCAGCTTTTGATCAAATCCATAGCATCCTAGCTCAGAAAAATACCATTTCTAGACAAAAGATACTTGATCGCCTCCTAGCCAAGAAAGTGGAAACACTTTCTGATCAAGAAATTGCTCTTAAGACTAAACTCATCTTAGAAATGCTTTAG
- the LOC106321545 gene encoding translation initiation factor eIF-2B subunit beta-like isoform X1, producing the protein MPDVQSMVLEFVNKLRKRKIEGSQATARCTVELLRSVISHHRVPHANQASALIDAVKAVGAQLVAANPVELAVGNVVRRVLHIIREEDLSLATAAVAGFDLLDASDDDEDVNGKGIGYPGMSAAVVAAAARSTLRPPSLQTLLEGTPESATVPYTSSSGADSESKSKSADKSSVTRKLKHDVIEGVNQLIHEIAGCHEQIAEQAIEHIHQNEVILTLGSSRTVLEFLCAAKEKKRSFRVFVAEGAPRYQGHLLAKELVARGLQTTVITDSAVFAMISRVNMVIIGAHAVMANGGVIGPVGVNMAALAAKKHAVPFVVLAGSHKLCPLYPHNPEVLLNELRSPSELLDFGEFSDCLDFGSGSGSPLVQVVNPTFDYVPPSLVSLFITDTGGHNPSYMYRLIADYYSADDLVM; encoded by the exons ATGCCAGACGTGCAATCGATGGTGCTGGAGTTTGTTAACAAGCTCAGGAAACG TAAGATTGAGGGATCTCAAGCTACAGCTAGATGCACCGTGGAGCTGCTTAGGTCGGTGATCTCTCATCATCGGGTGCCTCACGCGAACCAAGCTTCAGCTCTTATTGATGCTGTGAAAGCCGTTGGTGCGCAACTGGTCGCTGCAAACCCTGTTG AGCTTGCGGTGGGGAATGTAGTGAGGCGGGTTTTGCATATAATAAGGGAGGAGGATCTGTCTCTTGCTACAGCAGCTGTGGCGGGGTTTGATTTGTTGGATGCGAGTGATGACGATGAAGATGTTAATGGGAAAGGGATTGGGTATCCTGGGATGTCTGCGGCTGTTGTTGCAGCTGCTGCTAGGAGTACGTTGCGTCCTCCTTCTTTGCAAACGCTTCTTGAGGGAACTCCTGAATCTGCGACTGTCCCTTACACTTCTTCATCTGGTGCTGATTCCGAAAGCAAAAGTAAAT CTGCGGACAAAAGTTCAGTAACTAGGAAGCTGAAGCATGATGTTATAGAAGGAGTCAATCAACTTATTCACGAGATTGCTGGTTGTCATGAGCAGATCGCTGAGCAAGCTATAGAGCATATACATCAAAA TGAGGTGATTCTAACCTTGGGTAGCTCAAGAACAGTACTCGAGTTTCTGTGTGCTGCAAAGGAGAAGAAAAGATCATTTCGTGTATTTGTCGCCGAAGGTGCTCCAAG GTATCAGGGCCATCTATTAGCAAAAGAATTGGTAGCTAGAGGTTTGCAGACCACTGTGATCACTGACTCTGCAGTGTTTGCTATGATATCTCGAGTGAATATG GTTATAATTGGAGCTCACGCAGTGATGGCTAATGGTGGGGTTATAGGACCTGTTGGAGTCAACATGGCTGCTTTGGCAGCAAAAAAGCACGCAGTCCCATTTGTGGTTCTAGCCGGTAGTCACAAG CTATGTCCACTGTATCCTCACAATCCGGAGGTATTACTAAACGAGCTGAGATCTCCTTCTGAACTGTTGGATTTTGGCGAATTCTCTGATTGCCTGGATTTTGGATCCGGTTCCGGGTCTCCCCTTGTTCAAGTAGTCAACCCAACATTCGATTACGTCCCACCAAGCCTCGTCAGTCTCTTTATAACCGACAC GGGAGGACACAACCCATCTTACATGTACCGTCTTATTGCGGACTACTACTCGGCTGATGATTTGGTGATGTAG
- the LOC106322744 gene encoding uncharacterized protein LOC106322744, which yields MSFSRAKRVTDPLPDEARARLVGCSFSSGSEHTGDEDYDDDSPCLSELVQGFLEDEVNNTVHDESRWCDNDSDSGSSSDSERADLPDYADDIAKILRNSLREDNYGRMVLFHVAKAMEMLSSSRSDQEQRAVLRRKLMSLLRELGHNAAICKTKWKSSGGGLTAGNHEFIDVVYTPVATSSQTVRYIVDIDFKSHFQVARTTVHYARVLQSLPTILVGRGEDLKRILRLVCDAARISLKSCGLTLPPWRKNRYMQTRWLGSYKRTVNLTPSSRAVNTVMCRAIGFDNATNAVGGGRLFVRTR from the coding sequence ATGAGTTTCTCGAGAGCAAAACGTGTTACCGATCCACTCCCTGACGAGGCTAGGGCTCGGCTCGTTGGATGCAGCTTTAGCAGCGGCAGCGAACACACCGGCGACGAAGACTACGACGATGATTCCCCTTGTCTTTCCGAACTAGTCCAAGGGTTCTTGGAAGATGAAGTTAACAACACCGTTCATGACGAGTCACGCTGGTGTGATAATGACTCTGATTCAGGCTCATCTTCTGACTCGGAACGTGCCGACCTCCCAGATTATGCCGACGATATTGCGAAAATCTTAAGGAACTCTCTCAGGGAAGATAACTACGGAAGAATGGTCTTGTTTCACGTGGCGAAAGCCATGGAAATGCTGTCGTCTTCACGATCTGATCAAGAACAGCGTGCCGTTTTGCGACGTAAGCTCATGTCTCTTCTTAGAGAGCTCGGACACAATGCGGCGATCTGCAAAACTAAATGGAAATCCTCCGGCGGAGGTCTTACTGCCGGTAACCACGAATTTATCGACGTCGTCTACACACCCGTCGCCACGTCATCTCAGACCGTACGCTACATCGTCGATATAGATTTCAAGTCGCATTTCCAGGTGGCTAGGACAACGGTACACTACGCGCGTGTTCTCCAATCTCTTCCGACAATTTTGGTCGGGCGAGGGGAAGATCTAAAGCGGATCTTACGGCTTGTGTGCGATGCGGCAAGGATATCCCTTAAGAGCTGTGGCCTCACGCTTCCGCCGTGGAGAAAAAATCGCTACATGCAGACGCGGTGGCTTGGTTCATATAAACGCACCGTCAACTTGACGCCGTCTTCTCGGGCCGTTAACACTGTCATGTGTCGTGCCATCGGTTTCGATAACGCCACAAACGCCGTCGGTGGCGGCCGTCTTTTTGTGCGGACTCGATAA
- the LOC106298460 gene encoding uncharacterized protein LOC106298460, whose product MDSYLSNQAALSFPPTRSRRQRGGRSGFVLPAMRKVQYRPMVMVARAGQNSYWPGSSLNAPLKPRTSQGRFLIRLLLNKRHLFHYAAADELRLLADNREAALARMSLSSGSDEASLHRRIAQLMERYCKTAVQDIMYMLILYKYSEIGVSLAPKLSRCIHNGRLETWPKKDLELESIHSCDALELIKEHVNAVIGLRANSCLKEKTQIQKLHLTKVYVASILCGYFLKSASLRHQLECSLPDLHGSGYVNGPILVSTKEHLRHYITGFDPETMQRCAKPRTVEARSLIKKQCLALFGMEDSDETILTSYLSLKRLVLEAVAFGTFLWDTELYVDGAYKLNENAEEQENRSI is encoded by the exons ATGGATAGTTACCTCTCTAATCAAGCGGCGCTCTCGTTTCCCCCGACGCGTTCGAGGAGACAGAGAGGCGGTAGAAGCGGCTTTGTTCTTCCTGCGATGCGCAAGGTCCAGTATAGACCGATGGTCATGGTTGCCAGGGCGGGACAGAACAGCTACTGGCCTGGAAGCAGCCTTAACGCGCCGCTTAAACCCCGAACGTCGCAGGGGAGGTTTCTGATACGCCTGTTGCTAAACAAGCGGCACCTCTTTCACTATGCTGCTGCTGATGAGCTCAGGTTACTGGCAGATAACCGTGAAGCCGCTTTAGCTCGTATGTCTCTCAGCTCTGGTTCCGATGAAGCTTCTCTCCACAG AAGGATAGCTCAGCTCATGGAACGTTACTGCAAAACAGCAGTCCAAGACATAATGTACATGTTAATACTCTACAAATACTCTGAGATAGGAGTCTCTCTCGCTCCAAAGCTCTCTAGATGCATCCACAATGGAAGACTCGAGACATGGCCTAAGAAAGACCTGGAGCTGGAGTCAATCCACAGCTGCGATGCCCTTGAGCTCATCAAAGAACACGTAAACGCAGTCATCGGATTACGTGCCAACTCATGTCTGAAAGAAAAAACACAGATACAGAAACTACATCTCACGAAGGTATACGTTGCCTCGATCTTGTGTGGTTACTTCTTGAAATCTGCTTCCCTCAGACACCAACTCGAGTGTTCCTTACCGGATCTGCACGGAAGCGGATATGTGAACGGTCCTATCTTAGTATCCACCAAGGAGCATCTGAGACATTACATCACAGGGTTCGACCCCGAGACAATGCAGAGATGTGCCAAACCAAGGACAGTGGAAGCAAGGAGTCTGATAAAGAAGCAATGTTTGGCTCTTTTTGGCATGGAGGATAGCGATGAGACCATTCTGACATCGTATTTGAGTCTGAAGCGGTTGGTTTTGGAAGCTGTGGCGTTTGGGACGTTTTTGTGGGATACTGAGTTGTATGTAGATGGTGCATATAAGCTCAATGAGAATGCAGAAGAACAAGAAAATAGAAGTATATGA